TAATCTCTACAAAATTTAGGGAGGAAACTTAGACTAAATTTTCTActtatttattacattaaaatcaCTTCGTATTAGAACAAAGAACttgaaaaaatcatataaatttttTGGAGATTTAGTTTGGGTTTTTTCGTCATTTTCTtccattttctataaaaaaaacagtattgagaaaaagaattaaaatttgTGGAAAGCAAGtctaataatagtttttttttaatcaaaaatcaaCATTGGGAAACAAGCAATTTAAAAGAGAAGCtatgttttgaagatgaacaTGCGTATATGAAGTTATGAACTAGTATTGAATAAGATGAACATATGTGTGACAAACAAAGCTAAGTTATAATCCTCCTCCATTACAAAACCCATAatctaatgattttttttgcctTTATATGAAGACACTATACTGCCGGCAAGTGAAAGCATCATTCTTCAAGTTAGTAGAGGTCTCTCTGTCTTCTACGTATTGTTGTTttacatgatgatgatgatcaaagtcATCTTCTTCAGCATTACTGGGAATCAAAGTCAGGCTTGGAAGGGTATTCAAGTCCATGCAGCTCAGGCATTCTCCTTAGATCTTCCTCAGTGTATCCTGGGATGAACCAGTATCTCTTATCCATTCCAAATACCTAGCATGatggagaaaagaaaagaacttAGAACTAACTGCAAGCTATATATTCAAATGTAAGAAGATAATAACCTGTTCAAAGTTTTTCTTTCTGCCCAGGTCATACCGCCATCTTGCACTTGTTTTCTTCTCATATGCCTGCTCACAATTCAACACCAAGAAAGTTTAATAACCGATGATTCATCTTGCACTTAAAAGAAAAGGAGTTACCTCTATAGTTGTGGTGTTGCCAGCAACCAAAGAAATGTGCATGATCAAGAAACCCATCACGCTCAAAGCAAATGCCAAATTCAAAACTGTTGTCCATGATACAAAACAAGGAGAGATTTGATAAACAGATGAAACCAAATACCGTCTAAAAGCATAAGTAAAATTTGAACATTTACCAAATGCAAGGAAAGTAGTAGCGAGAGTGCCTGGTGTTCCAGGTATCTCTTCATCACTAAAGAAGGCTATAAAGTGCGGCATAAGAACCAAAGTCACAAGAGTCGTCTCTAAAAATGTGTAGAACTGCATTTgaacaaacacacacaaaaagttTTGACAAGATGAAGATTCTATAAACAATATTgagtcaagaaacaaaaaaaaaacttaccaagAAAAGAAGGAAGTACTTATAATTCAATGCTCCTACACAGTTAACAACCCAAACGCAGTGGTGATCCATCTTCAACACACATCTACCACCTATACATCAGACATGTAACACAATCAAGACTATATACTccttatgtttcaaaatagtacatattttaaaaaaattcacaaatattaaatcttaattatAAATACATAGTTTTTTGTGATTATCTATTTCCtacaaaccaataaaaattcaaaaaatgcaattaatatttttgaagtttacaattaattataattagttgataaaaatgcattaaaaatacagaaatgtatctttttgataCAATTTTTATTCTTCTAAAACATACATTTTTATGAAAGAGTGAGTATATATATGGTGAAGAAGACTTACAAACAGAACAATGATGGCAACGTGGAGGTTTTGGCTGATTGCACTTCCTACAGAACCTAACTCTAGggtttgaagaatctgtctgTAAACCGACAAACTCCAGACTAGTTAACGGATCAGATTCACCTCTCTCTTCATCACTAGCTGGCCTCCAGTTAGCAGGGACAGCACCAGGATCAGTGAAAACAACAGAGAAGTAgctccacaaaagcatcgccaGCTGCAAACAACAACAATACTAAACTAGTTCACATCCAAAGCAACAAGCTTAAGACTAGTTCACAACTAAAGCAACAAGATTTAGACTAAGTTCACATCTAAAGCAACAACCTTTGTTGACCGAATTGACTCAAAGCACGAAGCTTTACCAATCAAGGAAGCTTTTTCAAACAAGAATCTACGATCCAGAAGGAAACCCATATCGAAAGATTTGAGCTTTTTTACTTACGAGGACATGGAAGAGGACAAGGATGGTGAGAGCAACAAAGGAATCAACGCCTCCTTGAGAGAGAGCAGGTCCATAATTAGTCAAAACGACGGCGTAATAGGTAACACCGACAACACCGAGAACTAGCAAGATCATGATGGATCCGAGACCTCGTAAGGCCGTACAGAACTTGAACACGTTCCACGCCATTGCAGTACCAGATCTATGCATAGTAGTCAAACCTTCAAAGATTCGATTTACAGAATTTGAAAAAGGAGTTTAGAGAGATTCAAAAAGGGGGGTTTATGGAAATAAAACGAGAGTGATTCATTCCATagatgaaggaggaggaggaa
The window above is part of the Brassica napus cultivar Da-Ae chromosome C8, Da-Ae, whole genome shotgun sequence genome. Proteins encoded here:
- the LOC106411775 gene encoding probable protein S-acyltransferase 14, coding for MHRSGTAMAWNVFKFCTALRGLGSIMILLVLGVVGVTYYAVVLTNYGPALSQGGVDSFVALTILVLFHVLLAMLLWSYFSVVFTDPGAVPANWRPASDEERGESDPLTSLEFVGLQTDSSNPRVRFCRKCNQPKPPRCHHCSVCGRCVLKMDHHCVWVVNCVGALNYKYFLLFLFYTFLETTLVTLVLMPHFIAFFSDEEIPGTPGTLATTFLAFVLNLAFALSVMGFLIMHISLVAGNTTTIEAYEKKTSARWRYDLGRKKNFEQVFGMDKRYWFIPGYTEEDLRRMPELHGLEYPSKPDFDSQ